The following proteins are encoded in a genomic region of Polyangiaceae bacterium:
- a CDS encoding protein kinase: MSLDQKPTIGSVFKLGKYELSRELASSGIATTWAAKTPDDERSYIVLRLNRNVTKKPEAAEAFLRDAESGKLAPHANLIPVVQCGSADGEVFVVYEHFAGEALSSLITQAKTEGIPAPIALRIGRDMLEGLAAAHGATPALAHGELNPFHLIVGKDAVTRIAGFGWAHALSKFGPHGLMKPDRLAYAAPERVKTLSAATANTPTQPGDVKGDVFAAGVILWELLAKQRLFASKMEAAVVQRVTSGPIAALANQPGVKVPAAVTDAIHKALERDPAKRSSGIDEMLQAIRAIPEEEFAKPEDVTALVEKLAAKAAAAPSPPTAAVAPAAQKAPIAARPAPTPAIAAKPAAAGDKEGAPKPAGLAPKAVPARKATLVGGIDATKLDLPKPPARPESPDKPAVAKATSKPAETSAEKADKVADKPPLPRIGESKRPGPPAPPPPPPPRASAPPPARASAPPPPPPPKMGMPKPPTFAAKPEAPKPPAARPPAESLGADDIDVAPDSSPAAAKEAAPIPTVNSAMEKATIPVPAMLAIKEEATARKTTEPAKAPDKEASAELDVPIDMDDAAPANAKPAEVKPALAEPIAAKTEVTITAHTPTSHPSASPRDNEDGPPSRSTTKSSALDKLKPRSTLGRYEILMRVAQGGMASVWAARLQGTRGFQKIVALKTMLPDVSDDPDFETMFLDEARVAARIRHPNVVEIFDLGEQDDVLYLVMEWVEGDTLSGIQKAAKRHGGIPQNLIMRIASQVCAGLHAAHELRDDNGTLVDLVHRDISPGNILISTSGFAKVTDFGVAKSAGRLHVTRADGVVKGKTPYLSPEQLGTLPLDRRSDLFSLGVLLYVLVTGLHPFRGDSEFKTVENIALKDPIPPIQLVPSVHPDLDKLILKALEKDRTKRFSTAAEMQRAIDHVAAQLGDPVTDDDVASFVRKCLGETLAKNSADLRAAIAAADATAADRVSMTGDGQLRSATESKPDIAPAAISAGHDAPINVASDGAAAVAAVAAVVAPAGAANDGAATASPQANTDDATPPKKNKKGALIGIVAATAVAAGVIGVFMATGSGDKPASNTAPTTTEQAPAAQTTTPPPETAPTQAPEPPKAEEPKAEEPKAEEPKAEEPKAEEPKAEAPVATAAATTTQAPVANKTPTSTKQTFTNPANTSKTNTKTPIKTVKTKKPYDPGGI; the protein is encoded by the coding sequence ATGTCCCTCGACCAGAAGCCCACGATTGGATCGGTCTTCAAGCTCGGCAAGTACGAGCTATCGCGCGAGCTAGCCAGCAGCGGTATCGCGACGACGTGGGCTGCCAAGACCCCCGACGACGAGCGGAGCTACATCGTTCTGCGCCTCAACCGCAACGTGACGAAAAAGCCCGAAGCGGCCGAAGCATTTTTACGTGACGCGGAGAGTGGAAAGCTTGCGCCGCACGCGAATCTGATACCCGTCGTTCAATGCGGTTCGGCCGATGGCGAAGTGTTTGTCGTTTATGAACATTTTGCTGGCGAGGCGCTTTCGTCGCTCATCACGCAAGCGAAGACCGAAGGCATCCCAGCGCCGATTGCGCTGCGGATCGGCCGCGACATGCTCGAAGGTTTGGCGGCGGCTCATGGGGCGACCCCCGCTTTGGCGCATGGTGAGTTGAATCCTTTTCATCTCATTGTCGGCAAGGATGCGGTGACGCGGATTGCCGGCTTCGGGTGGGCGCATGCGCTATCGAAGTTCGGTCCGCATGGGCTGATGAAGCCGGATCGGCTTGCGTATGCGGCTCCGGAGCGGGTGAAGACATTGAGCGCTGCGACGGCAAACACGCCGACGCAGCCCGGCGACGTGAAGGGGGACGTTTTTGCCGCGGGCGTCATCCTGTGGGAGCTCTTGGCAAAACAGCGGCTTTTTGCGTCGAAAATGGAGGCAGCGGTCGTTCAAAGGGTAACGTCGGGCCCGATTGCTGCGCTTGCGAATCAGCCTGGCGTAAAGGTTCCCGCCGCTGTCACGGATGCGATTCACAAAGCGCTCGAGCGGGATCCGGCGAAGCGATCGAGCGGCATCGACGAGATGCTGCAAGCGATCCGGGCGATCCCCGAGGAAGAGTTTGCCAAACCGGAAGACGTGACGGCGCTCGTGGAAAAACTGGCCGCCAAAGCAGCCGCCGCGCCGTCGCCGCCCACCGCAGCAGTGGCCCCCGCAGCGCAGAAAGCGCCTATTGCGGCACGGCCCGCACCCACACCTGCCATCGCGGCAAAACCCGCCGCTGCAGGCGACAAGGAAGGTGCGCCGAAACCTGCTGGCCTGGCTCCCAAGGCGGTTCCCGCACGCAAAGCAACGCTGGTCGGGGGTATCGATGCAACGAAGCTCGATTTGCCGAAGCCGCCTGCTCGCCCCGAGTCTCCGGATAAGCCGGCGGTCGCGAAGGCAACCAGCAAACCTGCAGAGACCTCCGCCGAAAAGGCCGACAAGGTAGCCGACAAACCGCCGCTTCCTCGAATCGGAGAATCGAAGCGGCCTGGACCTCCGGCCCCGCCGCCGCCTCCGCCTCCGCGCGCTTCGGCGCCGCCACCTGCGCGCGCTTCAGCACCACCGCCACCTCCGCCGCCAAAGATGGGCATGCCCAAGCCGCCCACGTTCGCGGCAAAACCCGAAGCTCCCAAGCCTCCCGCTGCGCGACCGCCGGCAGAGTCACTCGGTGCAGACGACATCGACGTGGCTCCCGATTCGTCTCCGGCGGCCGCGAAGGAGGCTGCCCCCATCCCGACCGTCAACTCGGCGATGGAAAAAGCGACCATCCCGGTGCCGGCGATGCTCGCGATCAAGGAAGAAGCGACGGCAAGAAAGACGACGGAACCAGCGAAAGCGCCAGACAAGGAAGCAAGCGCAGAGCTGGATGTGCCGATCGACATGGACGATGCGGCCCCGGCCAATGCAAAACCGGCCGAGGTAAAACCGGCGCTCGCAGAACCGATCGCTGCAAAGACGGAAGTGACGATCACGGCGCACACGCCGACCAGTCATCCTTCGGCGTCGCCTCGAGACAACGAAGACGGGCCTCCATCGCGATCGACGACCAAGTCGAGCGCTTTGGACAAACTCAAGCCACGCAGCACGCTTGGTCGTTACGAGATCCTCATGCGCGTCGCGCAAGGGGGCATGGCGTCCGTCTGGGCTGCGCGATTGCAAGGCACGCGTGGCTTCCAGAAGATCGTCGCGCTGAAGACGATGCTGCCGGATGTTTCCGACGATCCGGATTTCGAAACGATGTTCCTCGACGAAGCCCGCGTGGCTGCACGCATTCGTCATCCAAACGTCGTCGAAATCTTCGATCTCGGCGAACAAGACGACGTCTTGTATCTCGTCATGGAGTGGGTCGAAGGCGACACATTGAGCGGCATTCAGAAGGCCGCCAAGCGCCATGGTGGCATCCCGCAGAACCTCATCATGCGTATTGCGTCCCAGGTCTGCGCAGGCCTGCATGCAGCCCACGAGCTGCGCGATGACAACGGCACGCTCGTGGACTTGGTTCACCGCGACATTTCACCTGGCAACATCCTGATTTCCACGAGCGGTTTCGCCAAGGTCACCGACTTCGGGGTCGCCAAGAGCGCCGGGCGATTGCACGTCACGCGCGCCGATGGAGTGGTCAAAGGGAAAACCCCGTACTTGTCACCCGAACAGCTCGGCACCCTGCCCCTCGATCGGCGCAGCGACCTGTTTTCCCTCGGCGTGCTGCTTTACGTACTGGTGACGGGCCTGCATCCCTTCCGCGGCGACTCGGAGTTCAAGACCGTCGAAAACATCGCGCTGAAGGATCCCATCCCGCCGATCCAGTTGGTCCCGAGCGTCCACCCGGACCTCGACAAACTCATCCTCAAAGCGCTCGAAAAGGACCGAACGAAGCGGTTTTCGACGGCCGCAGAAATGCAGCGCGCGATCGACCACGTCGCCGCGCAATTGGGCGATCCGGTCACCGACGACGACGTGGCGAGCTTCGTGCGTAAGTGCTTGGGCGAAACCCTTGCGAAAAACTCCGCAGATTTGCGCGCGGCCATCGCCGCTGCAGACGCAACGGCTGCCGATCGCGTCTCCATGACGGGTGACGGGCAACTTCGTTCAGCAACGGAGAGCAAGCCGGACATCGCTCCGGCTGCCATCAGCGCAGGACACGATGCTCCCATTAACGTTGCGAGTGACGGAGCAGCAGCCGTTGCAGCCGTCGCCGCCGTGGTTGCTCCTGCAGGAGCCGCAAACGACGGTGCAGCCACCGCTTCACCACAAGCGAACACCGACGACGCCACGCCGCCGAAGAAAAACAAGAAAGGCGCGCTCATCGGCATCGTGGCCGCAACCGCAGTCGCTGCCGGCGTGATTGGCGTGTTCATGGCCACCGGCAGCGGGGACAAACCAGCGTCCAACACCGCTCCGACGACGACCGAGCAGGCCCCTGCCGCTCAAACGACAACGCCGCCGCCGGAAACGGCACCGACGCAAGCTCCCGAGCCGCCCAAGGCCGAAGAACCGAAAGCCGAAGAGCCCAAAGCGGAGGAGCCCAAGGCCGAAGAGCCGAAGGCCGAGGAACCCAAGGCGGAAGCGCCGGTCGCCACGGCGGCTGCGACGACCACGCAGGCGCCAGTTGCCAACAAGACACCAACGTCGACAAAGCAGACGTTTACAAATCCGGCGAATACGAGCAAGACAAACACCAAAACGCCAATCAAAACGGTCAAAACGAAGAAACCATACGACCCCGGTGGGATCTGA
- the rplD gene encoding 50S ribosomal protein L4: MKVNVYNLKREQVGEIELSDEVFGTEVKEHLFYEVVKAQLASRRAGTKATKERSAVSGSSKKLYRQKGTGRARQGSLRAPHHPGGGAAHALEPQDWSYRPPRKVRIGALKSALSLFAKQDRLIVLDSLELPEFKTKAIVDALGALKADKKALVVDNAGNEKLVKSIRNLEHHQFLPPEGVNVYDLLRHDHLVVSKEAAKALEARCLR, from the coding sequence ATGAAAGTCAACGTCTACAACCTAAAGCGCGAGCAGGTTGGCGAGATCGAGCTTTCTGACGAAGTCTTCGGTACCGAAGTGAAAGAGCATCTCTTTTACGAGGTGGTGAAGGCTCAGCTTGCTTCACGCCGAGCGGGCACGAAGGCGACGAAAGAGCGCAGTGCCGTAAGTGGTTCGTCCAAGAAGCTTTATCGTCAAAAGGGCACGGGCCGAGCGCGTCAGGGTTCGCTCCGTGCACCGCATCATCCCGGTGGTGGTGCGGCGCATGCGCTCGAGCCGCAGGACTGGTCGTACCGTCCGCCTCGCAAGGTGCGTATTGGCGCGTTGAAGAGCGCCTTGTCGCTGTTTGCGAAGCAGGACCGCCTGATCGTGTTGGACAGCCTCGAATTGCCCGAGTTCAAGACCAAGGCGATCGTCGATGCGCTTGGTGCTCTCAAAGCCGACAAGAAGGCGCTCGTCGTCGATAATGCCGGCAATGAAAAATTGGTGAAGTCGATTCGCAACCTCGAGCATCACCAGTTCTTGCCGCCGGAAGGGGTCAATGTGTATGACCTCCTCCGCCACGACCACCTCGTCGTCTCGAAAGAGGCGGCCAAAGCGCTCGAAGCGCGCTGCCTTCGCTAG
- a CDS encoding metallophosphoesterase: MPASLPKSDWPRKLEPTTQVEPDAFVAGTATIAVLPDTQYYVDCRSPHVRKQVEWLMAQRSARNIRAAVTLGDLTEHNWKDEWEFYRESLKPLDPTFPFLLTLGNHDYGDGGSANARRTFFGEYFDTKFVEQSKSLVETMEPGKLENAFYSIDLGKVSIGVLIFEWSTRKAVIDWADKVLAKHPKHRIMMATHAYLYSDSTRYDFKTKGPAQEWNPLAYPTHKDDGPDAHDHDGEMIWQALLKKHPGVFLTVNGHVLNNGTGLLTSKGDKGNTVHQMLVNYQMLDEGGLGYLRLLEFLPDGKTLRVKTYSPSLGVFATAKDQDFKLTIDPPLWK, encoded by the coding sequence ATGCCTGCGAGCCTTCCGAAGTCGGACTGGCCGCGTAAGCTCGAACCGACGACGCAGGTCGAACCGGACGCGTTCGTCGCTGGAACCGCCACGATCGCGGTTTTACCTGACACACAATATTACGTCGATTGCCGTTCACCGCACGTGCGCAAGCAGGTGGAATGGCTCATGGCGCAGCGAAGTGCGCGGAACATTCGCGCAGCGGTGACGCTTGGTGACTTGACCGAGCACAATTGGAAAGATGAATGGGAGTTTTACCGCGAGTCGCTGAAGCCGCTCGATCCGACCTTTCCGTTTTTGCTCACGCTGGGCAATCACGATTACGGTGACGGTGGTTCTGCCAATGCTCGAAGGACGTTCTTTGGCGAATATTTCGATACGAAGTTCGTCGAGCAATCGAAATCGCTCGTCGAGACGATGGAGCCGGGAAAACTCGAGAATGCATTCTACTCCATCGATCTCGGCAAGGTATCCATCGGCGTGCTCATATTCGAATGGAGCACGCGCAAGGCGGTCATCGATTGGGCGGACAAAGTGCTCGCGAAGCATCCGAAGCATCGCATCATGATGGCGACGCACGCGTATTTGTATTCGGACAGTACGCGTTACGATTTCAAGACCAAGGGTCCGGCGCAGGAATGGAATCCGCTGGCGTATCCCACGCACAAGGACGATGGCCCGGATGCGCACGATCACGATGGCGAAATGATTTGGCAAGCTCTCCTGAAAAAACACCCCGGCGTGTTTCTCACCGTCAATGGACACGTGCTCAACAATGGTACGGGACTTTTGACGAGCAAGGGTGACAAGGGCAATACGGTGCACCAGATGCTGGTCAATTATCAAATGCTCGACGAAGGGGGCCTCGGGTATTTGCGGTTGCTCGAATTCCTTCCAGACGGAAAAACCTTGCGCGTAAAGACGTATTCGCCGTCGCTCGGCGTTTTCGCCACGGCGAAGGATCAGGACTTCAAGCTGACGATAGATCCGCCGCTCTGGAAGTAG
- the rplW gene encoding 50S ribosomal protein L23, protein MQPEHIIRRPIVLTEKSSRLREQGNKVIFEVHPEANKIQIKNAIQTLFKVGVVDVNTLVMRGKDRRMGRGYAKLHNWKKAVVTLAPGDQIQFFDEEKSE, encoded by the coding sequence ATGCAGCCCGAGCACATCATTCGTCGGCCGATCGTTTTGACGGAAAAGTCGAGCCGGCTTCGAGAACAAGGCAACAAGGTCATCTTCGAAGTTCATCCGGAAGCGAACAAGATTCAGATCAAGAACGCGATCCAGACGCTCTTCAAGGTTGGCGTGGTCGATGTGAACACGCTCGTCATGCGCGGTAAGGACCGTCGCATGGGGCGTGGTTACGCCAAACTCCACAACTGGAAAAAGGCCGTCGTGACCCTCGCGCCGGGCGACCAAATCCAGTTTTTCGACGAGGAGAAGTCGGAGTAA
- the rpsJ gene encoding 30S ribosomal protein S10, whose product MADTTKIRIRLKAFDHQLLDKSTSDIVETAKRTGAHVAGPIPLPTEIRRYTVLRGPHVDKKSREQFEIRTHKRLLDIIEPTQQTLDALMKLDLSAGVDVEIKS is encoded by the coding sequence ATGGCCGACACGACGAAAATCCGGATCCGCCTGAAGGCGTTCGATCATCAGCTTCTGGACAAGTCCACGAGTGACATTGTCGAGACAGCCAAGCGAACGGGCGCACATGTTGCGGGTCCCATTCCTCTGCCGACGGAGATCCGTCGGTACACGGTCCTTCGCGGCCCGCACGTGGACAAGAAGTCGCGCGAGCAGTTCGAGATTCGCACGCACAAGCGGCTATTGGACATCATCGAGCCCACGCAACAGACCCTCGACGCCCTGATGAAGCTCGATTTGTCGGCTGGTGTCGACGTCGAGATCAAGAGCTAG
- the rplB gene encoding 50S ribosomal protein L2 has protein sequence MGIKSFKPTSPARRFYSVSDFKEITKSEPERSLIEKQNSTGGRNNNGRITSRFRGGGHKQRYRLVDFKRDKIGIPANVAAIEYDPNRTARIALLHYADGEKRYILAPDGLKVGVTLLASRNADIKPGNSLTLRHIPPGTSIHNIEIRKGKGGQLVRSAGVAAQLMAKDGSYAQVRLPSGEIRKIHLDCRATVGQVSNIEHASISLGKAGRSRWLGRRPHNRGVTMNPVDHPMGGGEGRSSGGRHPCSPWGQLAKGLKTRNNKRTDGMIIRRRGTKG, from the coding sequence ATGGGTATCAAGAGCTTCAAACCGACGTCCCCGGCGCGACGCTTTTATTCGGTCAGTGATTTCAAAGAAATCACCAAGTCCGAGCCGGAGCGTTCGCTCATCGAGAAGCAAAACTCGACCGGCGGCCGCAACAACAACGGCCGGATCACCTCGCGGTTCCGCGGCGGTGGTCACAAGCAGCGGTATCGTCTCGTCGACTTCAAGCGCGACAAGATCGGCATTCCGGCGAACGTTGCGGCCATCGAATACGATCCCAATCGCACGGCGCGCATTGCCTTGTTGCATTACGCAGACGGCGAAAAGCGCTACATCCTCGCGCCCGATGGGTTGAAGGTCGGCGTCACGCTCCTCGCGAGCCGCAATGCCGACATCAAGCCCGGCAACAGCCTCACGCTGCGGCACATCCCGCCGGGAACCTCGATTCACAACATCGAGATCCGCAAGGGCAAGGGCGGCCAGCTCGTTCGCTCCGCGGGCGTTGCTGCGCAGCTCATGGCCAAGGACGGGTCGTATGCCCAGGTTCGTCTGCCGAGCGGCGAGATTCGCAAGATTCACCTCGATTGTCGGGCGACCGTCGGTCAGGTGTCGAATATCGAGCACGCAAGCATCTCGCTCGGCAAAGCAGGTCGCTCGCGATGGCTCGGTCGCCGTCCGCATAATCGCGGCGTCACCATGAACCCCGTCGACCACCCGATGGGCGGTGGCGAGGGTCGTTCGTCCGGTGGTCGCCATCCCTGCTCGCCGTGGGGACAACTCGCCAAGGGCCTCAAGACTCGCAACAACAAACGAACGGACGGAATGATCATCCGTCGTCGTGGAACCAAGGGCTGA
- a CDS encoding YkgJ family cysteine cluster protein: MPRSPLPARPRIADHVSPRRHRVQDEDFWVLHDELSGMAYRLGTREWNLIAHADGTRDLDGIIAAAARDGTHARVSALQAFLETLHEANLLSDGVASDPPRPEPLRPLPLDPLPDFRLACDGTGGCCRLYGTIMFRPLEQAVARSLLPSVLDAGNHPEQAFAPLSGSSPCGGATAAFVEGRCAYLEAAGQCGLHAAGGSRGKPLGCRTFPALFVDDGVAVRVTPAVECACVLASLRKPHEGEPLVAPGVMTTGDLDEGIHVERLPDMILITAKRYGPRSDLVAWSRVVASAPPPVDAVSVFTALAAEIEAWGLDTEAAARAFSSPRSPDPDALRPSLFALIERAGRRMNIDATWRSESDLARRAVRWLFDAATLLANDSAALRAILAAPPSAIDGASEAFYLRAGAHGHQFVLCDAPLTHALRDRAVRLVLARALPLVVRPDEQAAESTLRYPLALVEATLRAHGLLSRGGLL; encoded by the coding sequence ATGCCCCGCTCTCCACTGCCTGCACGACCCCGTATCGCTGATCACGTCTCGCCGAGGCGACATCGCGTGCAAGACGAAGACTTTTGGGTTCTTCACGACGAACTCTCGGGCATGGCGTATCGGCTTGGCACCCGAGAATGGAACCTCATCGCCCACGCCGATGGCACGCGTGATCTCGATGGAATCATCGCGGCCGCTGCACGTGATGGAACCCATGCACGCGTCTCGGCGCTCCAGGCTTTTCTCGAAACGCTGCACGAAGCCAACCTCCTGAGCGACGGAGTCGCTTCCGACCCACCCCGTCCCGAACCGCTTCGGCCCTTGCCGCTCGATCCGCTGCCCGACTTCCGTCTCGCTTGCGATGGAACCGGCGGCTGCTGCCGCCTGTACGGCACGATCATGTTTCGACCACTCGAACAAGCGGTTGCGCGATCGCTCCTGCCGAGCGTCCTCGATGCCGGAAATCACCCCGAACAAGCCTTCGCACCCCTCTCGGGGTCGTCACCATGTGGCGGCGCTACCGCGGCGTTCGTCGAAGGCCGATGCGCCTATCTCGAAGCCGCAGGGCAATGTGGTTTGCATGCGGCCGGCGGATCCCGAGGCAAACCGCTTGGATGTCGGACCTTTCCCGCGCTGTTCGTCGATGACGGCGTTGCCGTCCGAGTGACCCCCGCCGTCGAATGCGCGTGTGTGCTCGCGAGCCTACGAAAGCCGCACGAAGGCGAGCCGCTCGTTGCGCCAGGCGTGATGACCACGGGCGATCTCGACGAGGGCATTCACGTCGAGCGCCTGCCCGACATGATTTTGATCACGGCCAAACGGTATGGACCCCGAAGTGACCTCGTCGCTTGGTCACGCGTCGTTGCGAGCGCCCCACCCCCCGTCGATGCCGTTTCTGTTTTTACCGCGCTCGCAGCCGAAATCGAAGCATGGGGCCTCGATACGGAAGCTGCTGCGCGTGCCTTCTCGTCACCTCGATCGCCCGATCCGGACGCTTTACGCCCGTCGCTGTTTGCCCTGATCGAACGCGCAGGACGCCGCATGAACATCGATGCGACGTGGCGATCCGAAAGTGACCTCGCGCGCCGCGCCGTGCGTTGGCTCTTCGATGCAGCGACGCTTCTTGCCAATGACTCCGCGGCTCTCCGGGCGATCCTCGCGGCTCCCCCGTCCGCGATCGATGGGGCCTCCGAGGCGTTCTACCTGCGTGCAGGCGCCCACGGTCATCAGTTTGTCTTGTGCGACGCCCCATTGACACACGCGCTTCGCGATCGCGCCGTGCGTCTCGTGCTTGCCCGAGCCTTGCCGCTGGTCGTTCGTCCCGACGAACAAGCCGCCGAATCAACGCTCCGGTATCCCCTCGCGCTCGTCGAGGCCACGCTTCGCGCCCACGGTCTCTTGTCCCGGGGCGGCCTGCTTTGA
- a CDS encoding tetratricopeptide repeat protein — protein MRTRTTALTAIIAVSSALAMGAPDVARAQPKPPPPAAASGDMAQAKARFDKGKTLYNAKNFADALVEFRASYSLYKSPNSHFFVANCLRDLGRLAEAHVEYDRVAAEARTAGEQYAGAVDAAIAERDALTPKLVMVNVTTPGSQTDSTLNVGGIDVTSDLWGKPIPAMPGSVEVKLSAPGKTPVTQTVTGAAGETKMVTIDFASETPGDGDAPSGGGKMFTPLRIGAIAAAGVGVAGMILFAVEGSASQATYDRLVERCGSGPCPQAYAADVDKGQTQQIVANVGLVLGVAGLAAGATLFVLDLKKRKSDAAQTTLLLGPGSFGVRGTF, from the coding sequence GTGCGTACCAGAACAACTGCACTCACCGCAATCATCGCCGTTTCATCTGCACTCGCAATGGGTGCCCCAGATGTTGCTCGAGCTCAGCCAAAGCCTCCGCCGCCGGCCGCGGCATCGGGTGACATGGCGCAGGCGAAAGCGCGATTCGACAAGGGTAAAACCCTGTACAACGCCAAGAATTTCGCCGATGCACTCGTCGAATTCCGAGCGTCCTACTCGCTCTACAAGAGCCCAAACTCCCACTTCTTCGTCGCGAACTGCCTGCGAGACCTGGGCCGACTGGCCGAAGCTCACGTCGAGTACGACCGCGTTGCTGCGGAAGCCAGAACCGCGGGGGAGCAATACGCGGGCGCCGTCGATGCCGCCATCGCCGAACGCGATGCGCTCACGCCCAAGCTCGTGATGGTCAACGTCACGACACCAGGCAGCCAGACCGATTCAACGCTGAACGTCGGTGGCATTGACGTCACGTCGGACCTGTGGGGCAAGCCGATTCCTGCAATGCCGGGCAGCGTCGAAGTCAAGTTGTCTGCGCCAGGAAAAACCCCGGTGACGCAAACCGTTACCGGCGCCGCAGGCGAGACGAAAATGGTGACCATCGACTTTGCCTCGGAAACGCCGGGCGATGGAGATGCGCCATCTGGCGGAGGCAAGATGTTCACGCCGCTGCGCATCGGAGCGATCGCTGCGGCAGGCGTCGGCGTGGCCGGCATGATTCTGTTTGCAGTCGAGGGCTCGGCTTCGCAGGCAACGTACGACCGGCTGGTGGAGCGATGCGGCAGCGGCCCCTGTCCACAGGCGTACGCAGCAGATGTCGACAAGGGCCAAACGCAACAGATCGTTGCCAATGTGGGCCTCGTATTGGGTGTCGCCGGTCTCGCTGCCGGAGCAACGCTGTTCGTCCTCGACCTGAAGAAAAGGAAGTCCGACGCAGCCCAGACGACCTTGCTCCTCGGCCCCGGATCGTTCGGCGTACGCGGCACGTTTTGA
- the tuf gene encoding elongation factor Tu, whose amino-acid sequence MAKEKFNRTKPHVNVGTIGHIDHGKTTLTAAIVKVQSEDKLAKVISYADIAKGGTVRDETKTVTIAAAHVEYESPKRHYAHVDCPGHADYIKNMITGAAQMDGAILVVSALDSVMPQTREHVLLARQVGLNHLVVFLNKCDAVDDPEMLDLVEMEVRELLNKYKFDGDNAPVVRGASLPALQGDAKWKLSIKELLNALDSYIPEPERAVDKPFLMAVEDVFSIKGRGTVATGRIERGVIKVGEEIEILGFKDTRKSVVTGVEMFRKLLDQGQAGDNVGCLLRGVEKDEIERGQVLAKPGSIKPHTKFLGEVYVLKKEEGGRHTPFFTNYRPQFYIRTTDVTGTVMLPEGVKMVMPGDNITMNIELIAPVALEEQMRFAIREGGKTVGAGVVTKILE is encoded by the coding sequence ATGGCCAAAGAGAAATTCAATCGAACCAAGCCCCACGTGAACGTCGGCACGATCGGTCACATCGATCATGGCAAGACCACGCTCACTGCAGCCATCGTCAAGGTCCAGTCCGAGGACAAGCTCGCCAAGGTGATCTCGTACGCCGACATCGCCAAGGGCGGTACGGTTCGCGACGAGACCAAGACGGTGACGATTGCAGCGGCGCACGTCGAGTACGAGTCGCCGAAGCGCCACTACGCGCACGTCGACTGCCCCGGACACGCCGACTACATCAAGAACATGATCACGGGTGCGGCGCAGATGGACGGCGCGATTCTCGTCGTCAGCGCGCTCGACAGCGTCATGCCGCAGACCCGCGAACACGTGCTCCTCGCGCGTCAGGTCGGTCTGAACCACCTCGTCGTGTTCCTCAACAAGTGCGATGCGGTCGACGACCCCGAGATGCTCGACCTCGTCGAGATGGAAGTCCGCGAGCTCCTCAACAAGTACAAGTTCGATGGCGACAACGCGCCCGTCGTTCGTGGTGCGTCGCTTCCGGCGCTTCAGGGCGATGCGAAGTGGAAGCTATCGATCAAGGAGCTGCTCAATGCGCTCGACAGCTACATTCCCGAGCCCGAGCGTGCCGTGGACAAACCCTTCCTCATGGCGGTCGAAGACGTCTTTTCGATCAAGGGCCGTGGTACGGTCGCGACGGGTCGTATCGAGCGCGGCGTGATCAAGGTTGGCGAAGAGATCGAGATTCTCGGCTTCAAGGACACGAGGAAGTCCGTCGTCACGGGCGTCGAGATGTTCCGCAAGCTGCTCGATCAAGGCCAAGCTGGCGACAACGTCGGGTGCCTCTTGCGTGGTGTCGAGAAGGACGAGATCGAGCGCGGTCAGGTGCTCGCCAAGCCCGGTTCGATCAAGCCGCACACGAAGTTCCTCGGCGAGGTGTACGTCTTGAAGAAGGAAGAGGGCGGTCGTCACACGCCGTTCTTCACGAATTATCGTCCCCAGTTCTACATCCGCACGACGGACGTGACGGGTACGGTGATGCTGCCCGAAGGCGTGAAGATGGTCATGCCGGGCGACAACATCACGATGAACATCGAGCTCATCGCCCCCGTGGCTCTCGAGGAGCAGATGCGGTTTGCCATCCGCGAGGGTGGGAAGACCGTTGGCGCTGGGGTCGTTACGAAGATTCTCGAGTAA
- the rpsS gene encoding 30S ribosomal protein S19: MPRSIKKGPFVDGHLMEKIQASQASGGPKKVIKTWSRRSTIIPDAVGLTFAVHNGRKFVPVFVTENMVGHKLGEFAPTRTFHGHSGDKKSKVGKPGGR; this comes from the coding sequence ATGCCGCGTAGCATTAAGAAAGGACCCTTCGTCGATGGTCACCTGATGGAGAAAATCCAGGCCTCTCAGGCTTCAGGCGGCCCGAAAAAGGTCATCAAGACGTGGTCCCGTCGGTCCACCATCATCCCGGATGCCGTGGGTTTGACCTTCGCCGTGCACAACGGCCGCAAGTTCGTCCCCGTGTTCGTCACGGAAAACATGGTCGGCCACAAGCTTGGCGAGTTCGCTCCTACCCGCACGTTCCACGGGCATTCGGGCGACAAAAAATCCAAAGTCGGCAAGCCCGGGGGCCGCTAA